In the genome of Pongo pygmaeus isolate AG05252 chromosome 9, NHGRI_mPonPyg2-v2.0_pri, whole genome shotgun sequence, one region contains:
- the DRAP1 gene encoding dr1-associated corepressor, with amino-acid sequence MPSKKKKYNARFPPARIKKIMQTDEEIGKVAAAVPVIISRALELFLESLLKKACQVTQSRNAKTMTTSHLKQCIELEQQFDFLKDLVASVPDMQGDGEDNHMDGDKGARRGRKPGSGGRKNGGMGTKSKDKKLSGTDSEQEDESEDTDTDGEEETSQPPPQASHPPAHFQSPPTPFLPFASTLPLPPAPPGPSAPDEEDEEDYDS; translated from the exons ATGCCGAGCAAGAAGAAGAAGTACAACGCGCGGTTTCCGCCG GCGCGGATCAAGAAGATCATGCAGACAGACGAAGAGATTGGGAAGGTGGCGGCGGCGGTGCCTGTCATCATCT CCCGGGCGCTCGAGCTCTTCCTAGAGTCGCTGTTGAAGAAGGCCTGCCAGGTGACCCAGTCGCGGAACGCGAAGACCATGACCACATCCCACCT gaagcagtGCATCGAGCTGGAGCAGCAGTTTGACTTCTTGAAGGACCTGGTGGCATCTGTTCCCGACATGCAGGGGGACGGGGAGGACAACCACATGGATGGGGACAAGGGCGCCCGCAG GGGCCGGAAGCCAGGCAGCGGCGGCCGGAAGAATGGTGGGATGGGAACGAAAAGCAAAGACAAGAAGCTGTCCGGGACAGACTCGGAGCAGGAG GATGAATCTGAGGACACAGATACTGATGGGGAAGAGGAGACATCacaacccccaccccaggccagcCACCCTCCTGCCCACTTTCAGAG CCCCCCGACACCCTTCCTGCCCTTCGCCTCTACTCTGCCTTTGCCCCCAGCGCCCCCAGGCCCCTCAGCACCTGATGAAGAGGACGAAGAAGATTATGACTCCTAG
- the C9H11orf68 gene encoding UPF0696 protein C11orf68 homolog isoform X2, with the protein MAAAVAGVGRGGGGAEPRQERSRARGWAGVERSEGRRMEPGEELEEEDSPGGREDGFTAEHLAAEAMAADMDPWLVFDARTTPATELDAWLAKYPPSQVTRYGDPGSPNSEPVGWIAVYGQGYSPNSGDVQGLQAAWEALQTSGRPITPGTLRQLAITHHVLSGKWLMHLAPGFKLDHAWAGIARAVVEGRLQVAKVSPRAKEGGRQVICVYTDDFTDRLGVLEADSAIRAAGIKCLLTYKPDVYTYLGIYRANRWHLCPTLYESRFQLGGSARGSRVLDRANNVELT; encoded by the exons ATGGCGGCGGCCGTGGCGGGGGTGGGGCGCGGCGGCGGTGGCGCGGAGCCCCGGCAGGAGCGGAGCCGGGCCCGGGGCTGGGCCGGCGTCGAACGCAGCGAAGGCCGGAG GATGGAACCAGGTGAGGAGCTGGAAGAGGAGGACTCTCCAGGTGGCCGTGAGGATGGCTTCACCGCCGAGCACCTGGCTGCAGAGGCCATGGCAGCTGACATGGACCCCTGGCTAGTGTTTGATGCCCGCACCACGCCTGCCACTGAGCTGGATGCCTGGCTGGCCAAGTACCCACCATCCCAAGTTACCCGCTATGGGGACCCCGGTTCACCCAACTCAGAGCCTGTGGGCTGGATTGCAGTGTATGGGCAGGGCTACAGCCCCAACTCTGGGGACGTGCAGGGCCTGCAGGCAGCCTGGGAAGCTCTGCAGACCAGTGGGCGGCCCATCACACCGGGTACCCTGCGCCAGCTCGCCATCACCCACCACGTGCTTTCGGGCAAGTGGCTTATGCATCTGGCACCGGGCTTCAAGCTGGACCATGCCTGGGCTGGCATTGCCCGGGCCGTGGTTGAAGGCCGGCTTCAGGTGGCCAAGGTGAGCCCACGGGCCAAGGAGGGTGGGCGCCAGGTCATCTGTGTTTACACAGACGACTTCACGGACCGCTTGGGTGTACTGGAGGCGGATTCAGCCATCCGTGCAGCGGGCATTAAGTGCCTGCTAACCTACAAGCCTGATGTCTACACCTACCTGGGCATCTACCGGGCCAATCGCTGGCACCTCTGCCCCACTCTCTATGAGAGCCGTTTCCAGCTTGGGGGCAGTGCCCGTGGCTCCCGAGTGCTTGACCGTGCCAACAACGTGGAACTGACCTAG
- the C9H11orf68 gene encoding UPF0696 protein C11orf68 homolog isoform X1 → MAAAVAGVGRGGGGAEPRQERSRARGWAGVERSEGRSRMEPGEELEEEDSPGGREDGFTAEHLAAEAMAADMDPWLVFDARTTPATELDAWLAKYPPSQVTRYGDPGSPNSEPVGWIAVYGQGYSPNSGDVQGLQAAWEALQTSGRPITPGTLRQLAITHHVLSGKWLMHLAPGFKLDHAWAGIARAVVEGRLQVAKVSPRAKEGGRQVICVYTDDFTDRLGVLEADSAIRAAGIKCLLTYKPDVYTYLGIYRANRWHLCPTLYESRFQLGGSARGSRVLDRANNVELT, encoded by the exons ATGGCGGCGGCCGTGGCGGGGGTGGGGCGCGGCGGCGGTGGCGCGGAGCCCCGGCAGGAGCGGAGCCGGGCCCGGGGCTGGGCCGGCGTCGAACGCAGCGAAGGCCGGAG CAGGATGGAACCAGGTGAGGAGCTGGAAGAGGAGGACTCTCCAGGTGGCCGTGAGGATGGCTTCACCGCCGAGCACCTGGCTGCAGAGGCCATGGCAGCTGACATGGACCCCTGGCTAGTGTTTGATGCCCGCACCACGCCTGCCACTGAGCTGGATGCCTGGCTGGCCAAGTACCCACCATCCCAAGTTACCCGCTATGGGGACCCCGGTTCACCCAACTCAGAGCCTGTGGGCTGGATTGCAGTGTATGGGCAGGGCTACAGCCCCAACTCTGGGGACGTGCAGGGCCTGCAGGCAGCCTGGGAAGCTCTGCAGACCAGTGGGCGGCCCATCACACCGGGTACCCTGCGCCAGCTCGCCATCACCCACCACGTGCTTTCGGGCAAGTGGCTTATGCATCTGGCACCGGGCTTCAAGCTGGACCATGCCTGGGCTGGCATTGCCCGGGCCGTGGTTGAAGGCCGGCTTCAGGTGGCCAAGGTGAGCCCACGGGCCAAGGAGGGTGGGCGCCAGGTCATCTGTGTTTACACAGACGACTTCACGGACCGCTTGGGTGTACTGGAGGCGGATTCAGCCATCCGTGCAGCGGGCATTAAGTGCCTGCTAACCTACAAGCCTGATGTCTACACCTACCTGGGCATCTACCGGGCCAATCGCTGGCACCTCTGCCCCACTCTCTATGAGAGCCGTTTCCAGCTTGGGGGCAGTGCCCGTGGCTCCCGAGTGCTTGACCGTGCCAACAACGTGGAACTGACCTAG
- the C9H11orf68 gene encoding UPF0696 protein C11orf68 homolog isoform X3 has product MEPGEELEEEDSPGGREDGFTAEHLAAEAMAADMDPWLVFDARTTPATELDAWLAKYPPSQVTRYGDPGSPNSEPVGWIAVYGQGYSPNSGDVQGLQAAWEALQTSGRPITPGTLRQLAITHHVLSGKWLMHLAPGFKLDHAWAGIARAVVEGRLQVAKVSPRAKEGGRQVICVYTDDFTDRLGVLEADSAIRAAGIKCLLTYKPDVYTYLGIYRANRWHLCPTLYESRFQLGGSARGSRVLDRANNVELT; this is encoded by the coding sequence ATGGAACCAGGTGAGGAGCTGGAAGAGGAGGACTCTCCAGGTGGCCGTGAGGATGGCTTCACCGCCGAGCACCTGGCTGCAGAGGCCATGGCAGCTGACATGGACCCCTGGCTAGTGTTTGATGCCCGCACCACGCCTGCCACTGAGCTGGATGCCTGGCTGGCCAAGTACCCACCATCCCAAGTTACCCGCTATGGGGACCCCGGTTCACCCAACTCAGAGCCTGTGGGCTGGATTGCAGTGTATGGGCAGGGCTACAGCCCCAACTCTGGGGACGTGCAGGGCCTGCAGGCAGCCTGGGAAGCTCTGCAGACCAGTGGGCGGCCCATCACACCGGGTACCCTGCGCCAGCTCGCCATCACCCACCACGTGCTTTCGGGCAAGTGGCTTATGCATCTGGCACCGGGCTTCAAGCTGGACCATGCCTGGGCTGGCATTGCCCGGGCCGTGGTTGAAGGCCGGCTTCAGGTGGCCAAGGTGAGCCCACGGGCCAAGGAGGGTGGGCGCCAGGTCATCTGTGTTTACACAGACGACTTCACGGACCGCTTGGGTGTACTGGAGGCGGATTCAGCCATCCGTGCAGCGGGCATTAAGTGCCTGCTAACCTACAAGCCTGATGTCTACACCTACCTGGGCATCTACCGGGCCAATCGCTGGCACCTCTGCCCCACTCTCTATGAGAGCCGTTTCCAGCTTGGGGGCAGTGCCCGTGGCTCCCGAGTGCTTGACCGTGCCAACAACGTGGAACTGACCTAG